In the Topomyia yanbarensis strain Yona2022 chromosome 3, ASM3024719v1, whole genome shotgun sequence genome, one interval contains:
- the LOC131690210 gene encoding uncharacterized protein LOC131690210 produces MAPPIVTASIVGSIPGVATNPAGAGSSSGFVVASTGGHPSGRGLTITEDTLRLIECVKARPALWHRKHLRQRVQVAHRGWEEIRKAFKATDVVSLKVRWKTLRDSFRREVKRIEDGELTTSSWPLFDRMSFLIGHFRTRESYCKGGSISPEQSKSAEDEHWQYFDDKRESIAEEVVVVGGDDLEVVETLSIFPKHGRYESISAAGGASSIVGESDPEEVAVIGELKNTSQGEPYGDVEMETARSCEVIEIPPELYGEVTFKNKLRARIKSEPVDTDQLKAGNRAIESDADYNFLMSLHPFMKQLSGKKNLSVRIKIQQLIAEAMD; encoded by the exons atggctcCCCCGATTGTGACTGCGTCTATTGTTGGATCCATACCCGGCGTAGCTACAAATCCGGCAGGAGCAGGTTCTAGCAGTGGATTCGTCGTAGCCAGTACAGGAGGGCATCCATCCGGTAGAGGCCTCACCATCACCGAGGATACACTCAGGCTGATCGAATGCGTAAAAGCCCGACCCGCGCTCTGGCATCGCAAGCATCTTCGGCAGCGCGTTCAAGTTGCGCACCGCGGATGGGAGGAAATTCGCAAAGCGTTCAAGGCCACTGACG TGGTATCCCTGAAGGTTCGCTGGAAGACACTGCGGGATAGTTTTCGCCGCGAGGTGAAACGCATCGAAGATGGCGAATTGACCACCTCTAGTTGGCCCCTGTTTGATCGGATGTCCTTTCTGATCGGCCACTTCCGGACAAGGGAGAGCTACTGCAAGGGGGGTTCGATTTCCCCCGAGCAGAGCAAATCAGCGGAAGATGAACACTGGCAGTATTTCGATGACAAACGAGAGTCGATAGCCGAGGAAGTGGTGGTGGTCGGTGGTGACGATCTGGAAGTTGTTGAAACGCTTTCGATCTTCCCGAAGCATGGGCGCTACGAATCGATTTCGGCAGCGGGTGGCGCTAGTTCCATCGTGGGGGAAAGCGACCCAGAGGAAGTAGCTGTGATTGGGGAGCTTAAGAATACGTCGCAGGGCGAGCCGTACGGAGATGTGGAGATGGAAACTGCTCGCAGTTGTGAGGTGATTGAGATTCCACCGGAACTGTACGGAGAGGTGACGTTCAAGAATAAGCTGCGGGCGCGCATCAAATCCGAACCGGTAGACACGGACCAGTTGAAGGCTGGAAATAGGGCGATCGAATCAGATGCGGATTATAATTTTCTTATGAGTTTGCATCCGTTCATGAAGCAATTGTCGGGCAAAAAGAATCTCTCTGTTAGAATTAAGATTCAGCAGTTGATCGCTGAAGCAATGGATTAA
- the LOC131690211 gene encoding uncharacterized protein LOC131690211 yields the protein MESLSAETRGEIYEKLWTRMPRLNPGPMGSFRIDDFISLIKRYPIIYNRVDKHNKQEYSDTWDHLEAILKTPKKFLMMKWKGLRDNFRVELKKEFFSPPENRYISKWVHYKKLLFLKEQVLLTLDQKLESDSHDELNQIMQFVQNATQEHTPAVSTERVSEHSYANGDQDLRELIKIKEERDDSDDAHDTADEADYSFSHFHEPENAYLPGVAKVNPLPEITITPKIISPSINTNDSINLRRKRHSEESLDSHAVPAKRQLKQFGVPHDDDYHFLMSIHPYLKQLPLPVKLKVRLQMQQVLFNELMKQPIASEED from the exons ATGGAATCGTTAAGTGCAGAAACTCGAGGCGAAATCTATGAGAAGCTGTGGACTCGGATGCCCCGGTTGAATCCCGGTCCGATGGGCAGTTTTCGGATCGACGATTTCATCAGTCTTATCAAGCGGTATCCCATCATTTACAATCGAGTGGATAAGCACAACAAGCAGGAATATTCGGATACATGGGATCACCTAGAGGCCATACTGAAAACGCCAA AAAAGTTTCTCATGATGAAATGGAAGGGCCTTCGTGACAATTTTCGAGTAGAGCTGAAGAAGGAATTCTTCTCCCCACCAGAGAACCGCTACATTTCCAAATGGGTTCACTACAAAAAATTATTGTTTCTGAAGGAACAGGTTCTGCTCACCCTGGATCAGAAGCTGGAAAGCGATAGTCACGACGAGTTGAACCAGATTATGCAGTTTGTTCAGAATGCTACCCAAGAGCATACGCCCGCGGTCAGCACTGAACGTGTCAGCGAACATTCCTACGCTAATGGTGATCAGGATCTTCGAGAACTGATAAAAATCAAGGAGGAACGTGATGATTCAGATGACGCACATGATACGGCTGATGAGGCTGATTATTCTTTCAGTCATTTTCACGAACCAGAAAATGCATACCTGCCAGGGGTGGCCAAAGTCAATCCTCTTCCGGAGATTACCATCACTCCGAAAATTATTTCACCATCAATCAATACCAACGATTCGATCAACCTGCGACGTAAAAGACACTCCGAGGAATCTCTGGACTCGCACGCCGTCCCGGCGAAAAGACAGCTCAAACAATTCGGAGTTCCACACGACGATGATTACCATTTTTTGATGAGCATTCATCCCTACCTGAAGCAGTTGCCATTACCGGTTAAGCTCAAAGTCCGACTACAGATGCAACAGGTCCTGTTCAATGAACTGATGAAGCAACCAATCGCCAGCGAGGAAGATTAG